The genomic segment GTATATACGTTGGAATATATTGAGATACACCAGAATCTGTTTTCATTAAAcgataaatataaatatgggaGGCTTAAGCAAAAAATAGTCGTGAAAGAAATTAGTTAAGTCATTGATGAAAAAACACTGCAATTTGTCAATTCTTAacaaaacaacacaacaaaatgTACAAAATTGGTCAGCAAAACAATACTGTGAAAACGATTCAACATTAAACCCTAGTGGACTAATCAACAACTACTGTGTCGACCGCGTTGTAATCCATGGCAGGCCTAACTGGTCTTGGCGGCAGTTCATTGTCACTGAAGGCATTCAAATCAGCCTTTTGCCATCCGTATTCCCATAGTAATGCCCCGTATCTATTACGTAGTGATTAACGTCAATTTCAGATGGAATGCCTCGTCCATAACAAAAGTATTCAGCAAATGCggcaacatacacaccacaatcacgaaaatgaaaaaaaaatgattattggttgagaattaaaaaaaaaaatggaactaTGATGTTGAAATACATACACATGCGATTTTGTGATCAAAACCTGAGAGCTTGTTGTGGCAAGTCGTTCACATACATGACATCAAAGTCATCGatgtaaaagcatgttgtttGCCCTTGTATGATGGGTGGTTAATCCAATcgatgtttttttttctcgtaAAATCCGGACAAATGTAGATGATGTGGCAATAGGGTAGCTATCTTGCGTATTTCGCTTCTAACAACGACATCATGACCCGGCGGCTCGGTATGAGTTGTAGATGTACAGACGCCTGCACGTAAAAGAATAGTACATCAGCTCAGTTAATAGGTTGTttaatgaatttaaaaaaaaaaagtaggaatACTGTCGATGAATGGCACTTGGGTTTTGACAATCAAGATCCAGTGATTTTCCTCTTTGATGTTGACAGGGATGAGTACACAATCAACTGTATGCCATGGCACATTAGCCAGCATCCTATGCCCGTTAATGTACTCGCATATTTCGTTCTCCGAACTGGCAACACTACTGGTCCCCTCCGGATTAGCATATGCACGatgaatttcatcaattttggAGAAGAACATACAGAACGGTTGTGAATTTAAAATTGTTATCCTTGTCGTACTTGCCTTTCTTCCGCAAGTAGTAAAAAATGACATCAATATGctgataaaaaaaatgaaataattttaatgcaTATTGGTAAAATTAAATTTCGTACGGACGTTGTGTGATAGAAAAACTAAAAAGCTAAGTTTAATGCATATTGGTATTCTTGAGAAATATGCGAGgttgaatgaagaaatacatagAAATACGGGGAAATACAGAGAAATACATAGAAGGAATATAGAGAAATATGCTTTAAAAAACAGATAGATAGACAACTGTAAAAttaaggaataaaaaggaaatgggAAATATAGCACCTCATCATTCCAAGACTGGCCATTCATCGATAAGAGATAGAACCAGTTTTTGTCATCAACATGTAACACACCAAAATTGAAGCCAAAGTTGATGTCATCTGGATCCAAAGCTTGCTTATTCTTTTTGTAACGGCTTTCCTTGCCCTTTCTAAATATCAACAATCAGTTATTTTCAATGTAAACAGTTTACTTTGCTAaatgaatatataaattaaaaaggtaAATACGTTTAAACTTACTTTTTATCATGCCTTAGAAGCAGATCCTGTTCGAGCCAATTCCGGTATTGTTGAATAAGCGAAGTATTTCGGGGGCCATTAATTGGATCTTCAACAAATGGatgcttctttttaaaaatggaaGGTGTGTGGTCTTGAACAGAAGCACGCGAGAGTCGTAATTAGTCATGTAAGGTGGTAAGCGAAGTATTTACTAGGTTTGACTATCCTAGTTGGAATAACATCTTGTTGAGCAATTACAACTTCCGCATTAATCACAGCCTCTTGTATTCCTTTGTCAGCGGACATTACTGGCATAACAAATCCTTTGTTACCCGTTTGATGAAACACAGAGAATCCTGACGAACCTATTTGGCTTGGTAACATTTCGTCGAGGATCAACCATTGTGACTTAGTAATGTTGTCATCGAACACAGGTGGGGTCTCTAAAATTGAATGATCGGTGATGTCCCCGGCTTGTAATCCCGCACTTTTACGGTACACGAGTTTCTAGAGGCAACTCAACGAGCATCTCTGCGACcattccctaaaaaaaaaaaaaaaaatttaatatatgtTAAATATAGCAGTATCTTGAAAGATCTATAAGATTGAATGTAAAATTTACCTCTGTTGAGTTGAAAGATCCTTCATCCGCCCGATTAATATCTTCAGTTGAAGATTTACCTGTATATGCTCTTTAAATTTCCGCCGGTCACTACAATATCCTGAACTTCCTCATGTAACATTGGTGCAACACcctttggaataaggaaaaatcaaaatttaaaacaaaatcataacataaaaatataaggGTGGAAAATTACTAAATACACAGAAATACAGTCAGGAGTAGACTGATTTTGTGGGGGTAGAAATACATAGAAATACAGTGACATACAAAAAAATAGAGAAGTTTATCAGTGAAATACAAACGAAACGCCATAAAATACAAAAGTTTGTAAAATAGAAAATACCGAGGAAAACATAACTTTAAAATTATAGACTGGAACATGGCAACCATTTGTGCATGCAATGCACAACAACATAACTTTAAAAGATGGATTTCACGTCACAAACTCATTTTACCTTATTTGAGTCATCATCATGTTTCGGCGGAGATGTTTGAATGGTAGAATCATGACGTAAGTTTTCTTCAGGCGTTAATTGTAGCCCAGCATCAGTTTGATGTACCGGCGTCTCACTATCAGCCGCCTTTgcatgaaaaaaatgaattaatattaattGTATTTCGCGATAAGGGTCTAAAATGTTTGTTCAATTCCTATTTCACACATTTACCTTGTCCACAGAATTGTTCCCCTTGATTGCTTCAAATAGCTTCTTGAAGTTGTCATCCATGAAAGTTCGAAGATTGGACAACTCAGTGCCAATACTTGTGAACTCACCAACGACCTAATATTTAAACAAAAACAGTAAATCAATTTGTCAACAAACATTAAATTAAATACACCAAAAAAGATTTTTGTTTCGTAACTAAAATCACTTACTGATTCCTTGAAAACTTGAAAATCTTTCCTTAGCAATTGCATTTCATCTTTCATAGAGGCAGTAGGGACATGACGTAAATTTGGGGTGTTTTGGGGTCGATTCATTTGTTCATTCAACTTTGGTGAACGGACTTGTAAAATAGGCTTTTGAGCAACCTTTTGATCCTTGTGACTCTTCTTTAAAGCTGTCTGTGGTTCGGTGTGGATTTGTTGTTTCTTTGATGTGGAAGCTGTTGCAGGAAGTTGTTTGCGTCTCTTTGAAGGTGGAGAATCTGTCTGATTCGTCCGTTGTTATTGTTTACCCTTAGAAAGGTGGGGGGAGTAGTTCTgaaatcatcatactcatccacTGGCATATCTGTGACTTGGGTACCTTCATGGGCATCAACTGAGACATTTTTGTCTACTGTATCTCGACAGACAACAACATCGGGCAATTGGAGGCTCTCTAACTCCTTTGCTAGTGGGGATTGTATTTGCAAATGTACAGCTCTGAGgaagaaacaaataaataacaGCTTAGTGTGTTATAAAAATAGTCACACTTACATTATGAATAATGAAATACAGGGAAATATTATGAAATGTACAACCCAAAATAGTTACATTGTGATAAAGGAAATACAcagaaatataatgaaatgcAAAAAATCAGGAAAAAAACCACCAGAAAGCAAAAATACGACAAGTAGATCAGTGGAGTACAAATAAAATCAGTAAGGCATAATTGCAAAATAAAATGctatgaaaaacataaaaataagttAGAGTGTTCGAATATTACCGAATGTTTGTCGTCTCTAAAAATGCCTTCCATCAAAATATTGTATTTTGGCTGACTGTCAATGAACCTCCAATTCGACATTCGTGGAATGGAATTTCCGGATTTAAGAGCGAGATACGATGGAACTCTTGAACAACACTCATAAAGCCAAACTTGCATAGCGGTGGCATCCCATGGATCCtatatcttgtgttgtggcgaaTACTTCTTCTTGATGCTTCTAATCAACTCGGTAAAGGCTTCTTTGCCCATGGATAATCTACATACCTTCCATCCTCAACCACTTCAAAATGAACCCTTGGTATATTCGTTTTCCTAGGCTCGCCGCAAAAGATGtatgtatttataaaaaaacGAATTGCAAACTTAACGAGCGTCCTCATCATTATCTCCCACACTTATTCTTAAAGCAATCAATCAACTCCAATCTTTTTTCTCTTACTTTACTCCTAGTTCCACCAAAATAATCAACCATAATCCTATTCGGTTTTCCTCATCGTATGTAAATTGACCTTATTTTAGATTTAGCTACACAATTTAGCCCGCTCGTAAGGGCAATTTCTCTCATGGTAAATTGCAATACGGGACCATTTATATCAATTGTAAAGCAATCAGAAGTGCTCTCCTTGAGCTCTCTTACCATGAAGCACCTAAAAATTTGTGCTTGAACCTCCGAGTCTTTGCATTCGAATTTCCCAAATATTGTCTTGGAAAAGATCTCTAAAAATTATGGAACgcagttgtgtgtgtgtgttatagCTTACTCTTGAGATCTTTGAACACCTCGATATTCGTGTACCGTTGCATCGATGGAGACTCTTCAGGATGACTCTTAACATAGAATTTAGTTTCCTAAAATAAAAATGCAACACTAAGTTAAGACAGAAACATTTGTATAAAACATAGACACAGACAGCAAaattaacacatatatatacaacaaaaatatacacacaaaaaaaaaattgcataagACAACTAACACagcttttaaaataaataagtacAGAATAGTAAACATGCGTACTTGTgaaaaatatatagaaatataatgaaatacaGTTAACTACGAACACAGCTACCACAGTTATGTTGTATATGATATAAACTACAGTTGATGCACATATACTCTTTATTATATACACAGAAATATACTGAATTGCATATCCAATTATGTTGAAATATACagaaatatagtgaaatacaaaacaacaaaatcgaaaaaattcaTCAATACCTGAATTGCATATCCAATTATGTTGAAATATACagaaatatagtgaaatacaaaacaaaaaaatcaaaaaaattcatCAATACCTGTTCATCCTCTTCCAGATCTACATCTTTAAcaacctttttacccttaacatcgGAAAAAGGCTTGGTTACTTTTCTCTTATTTTGTTGAGCAACTTTAGAACCTTTTTTGACTGATACATCATCTTTTCGCTTGCTCGGTTTTGCAACTTCAGTTGGTTGAAGTTGACGCATCCTTGATGGGTCATGTATCTTCTTGCTTCTTCTCTCAGCAGCAATTTTAGCAGATTCTCCTGCAATTGCaagttgttgttgtgaaaaTCCCAAAGAGAAACTAGGACCATCATAAACATCAGGACTACCTCGAGTATTACTGCTTGGAGTATCTCTTTCCGCCATTAAAATGGAGAATTGGATCTTGTTTTAAACACTCTAACAATGGCTGaaaacgagaaaaaaaaaaaaaaaaaaggaatgaaaagaaacaaagaaaacgatgaaaatataagaataaatatagagaaatacaacaaagaaagtaaaaataTTCTAATAAATTATCGAAATTCGTTACCTATACTGTGTGGGTAACGATTAAGGAAGATGGAATCATGCTAATAATGATGATAGATAATGGGTGTATAATACGGTTGAACATATTGAAGATGGGAGagaaattaatttgaaaagaGAAGAGATTGGGAGTTATTGGGAAACATGGGCCGTAAGTTTAGGGGAAATACAGACGGCTTGTAGATCAGTTACAACTGgtaattttgaaattaatttaagctactaaaaataaataaaataaaaggtagctattattaataaataagtcttagaggtagTATGTCCAGTAAAATTTCCTTAAAGAAACTAGTTCTGAAGAACACGAGGTTGTTTTAGTCATTGTACTTGGTTTGATTCATGTATTGCTAATACATGTATTCTTATTCTACATTAtatcctgcataaaataatacaaacgATAACTTACGTGTATTATTTCAggagaaaatcaaaataaaaaccaAACAATGCATAAAATAATGATGAAGTTTCTACAATGATTAATTTCTTCTACCAGCCAGTCAAACaacatataaaacaatattGAATTATTTACAAGGATTAACCACTCATATCAGCCAACCAAACGGTCCTTAGAGTTacttcatttctcaaaaaaatgGTAGGGGTAAAATACTTTTTGTCTCTTagttattgaattttttttattttagtttgttGTGATATTTGCCTAAAAACgacaaacaacaacatatccaatgTAATTTcataagtggggtctggggagggtagagtgtacgaagatcttacccctaccttgggaggtagagagactGTTTTCGATAGACTCTTGGCTCAGAATAAAGCAATAACAAAGCAggtcaaatttggaaaaaggaaCAGTAACTATACCAAAATAGTAGAATGTGTGTTCTTTGTCCTTTCAAgtagaaaatatattatatttgaacttttccttaatAACTTTGACACTACTTCATCGTTGTCGGTATATAAGATTTACTGAGTACATCTACTTTCTGTACTCATATTATACTTGCTGCACTCTTTGTGATGCAGATTTAGTTCCGAGCACGAATGAATTCCGTGGAGCTATCTAAGTCTGAGGCTTTGATTTCCGGAGATTCGGATGAGTTGCCTGGCTAAGCTGCAATGTCATCCTCTCTCTATCCCTTTTATGTGTTTCTGtctttctttatgtttttccAGAACATGTATTGGTCATTTTAGACTTGTATTATTACtcttagtagctcttgtacatATGACACCAGTCTTAAATGGTCTtttgttatttccgcactttgTTTATTAATAAAAGTCTTGATTTTAGATATTATTGCGTTATCACTTACTTTCCGCTTAATTAACTTAATGAATTGATTAAATCAATTGTCGTTGGTTCTCCTATCGGATGAGAATAGGTACCTTCACGGCTATtaaatttgggtcgtgacagaaatcATGACAACCATGGTGAGTAAATGAATACGAGCAAAGGAATTAAAAG from the Lycium ferocissimum isolate CSIRO_LF1 chromosome 11, AGI_CSIRO_Lferr_CH_V1, whole genome shotgun sequence genome contains:
- the LOC132037173 gene encoding uncharacterized protein LOC132037173 yields the protein MNRPQNTPNLRHVPTASMKDEMQLLRKDFQVFKESVVGEFTSIGTELSNLRTFMDDNFKKLFEAIKGNNSVDKAADSETPVHQTDAGLQLTPEENLRHDSTIQTSPPKHDDDSNKVK
- the LOC132037137 gene encoding uncharacterized protein LOC132037137; the encoded protein is MAERDTPSSNTRGESAKIAAERRSKKIHDPSRMRQLQPTEVAKPSKRKDDVSVKKGSKVAQQNKRKVTKPFSDVKGKKVVKDVDLEEDEQETKFYVKSHPEESPSMQRYTNIEVFKDLKSKL